In Fusarium oxysporum f. sp. lycopersici 4287 chromosome 12, whole genome shotgun sequence, one DNA window encodes the following:
- a CDS encoding cysteine dioxygenase — translation MAAVSTRFAPLPLTPCQSSHQGFTSYTDFKEPETYSLDDFVRDVKAHLGEEGGIGCEDIDEDYLISLARKYTSNPNDWARYYHNCPEKNYTRNAIVNINHKANILLLVWNPGKGSPIHDHANAHCILKVLAGELTETIYNMPEKGCEDRPLSIKSANTHQADQVTYISDDIGLHRVHNPHPTQVAVSLHIYTPPNAADIGYNVFDESTGRASFMARAEAR, via the exons ATGGCTGCAGTCTCAACACGATTTGCCCCTCTGCCACTTACACCGTGTCAATCATCTCACCAAGGCTTCACTTCCTACACCGACTTTAAAGAGCCCGAAACTTACTCTCTGGATGACTTCGTCCGCGATGTCAAAGCTCATTTAGGAGAGGAGGGTGGTATTGGCTGCGAGGATATCGATGAGGACTACCTCATTTCCTTAGCGAGAAAATACACATCAAACCCTAACGATTGGGCACGCTATTATCACAACTGTCCAGAGAAGAACTACACACGCAATGCGATTGTCAACATCAATCACAAAGCCAATATC CTCTTATTAGTCTGGAACCCAGGAAAAGGTTCACCCATTCACGATCACGCCAATGCCCACTGTATCCTCAAAGTGCTGGCAGGCGAGTTGACAGAAACCATCTACAACATGCCTGAGAAGGGTTGCGAAGACCGCCCTCTGTCGATCAAGAGTGCCAATACCCACCAAGCCGATCAAGTCACATATATCTCAGACGACATTGGTCTTCACCGAGTGCATAACCCTCACCCTACCCAAGTGGCCGTATCTTTGCACA TATACACTCCGCCAAATGCTGCTGATATCGGTTACAATGTCTTCGACGAGTCAACGGGTCGTGCAAGCTTCATGGCAAGAGCCGAAGCTCGCTAA